The DNA sequence ACTTTTttctaaggaaggaacagcatctggaaagggcatacagaaaactgctagaacatgttcagcagcatgccagaaagTCGGCAGCGGAAACTCTGCTGACAACAGGGCAAagctctgctagcctctgcccagcaccaacagcagcttcagccttccTTAGAGAAGAGgcagttggcctttctcccacaatagtgacagagacatgggattttctgccagcagcattggtggagttaccagaaacttatgcagctgaagcgctgacaactggacagagggtccaagacctctaccccacacctgcggcagttccggaggcccagggtgagaaggagatggtcacttcccagcagcagtttAAGATccaggagaagaagggagaggaggtgtttgtcctcccttcccaacagttggccagggtggaggaagagaTCTTTCCTCCCCTGCAAAGAtacatgcacctgggagacagtaccagagacatgtcgtcccagcagctgGATGAGAGTAAGGGAGATggagcagccagccccccttcccagcagcagatggctccccagaatgatgccaccaacccatcaggagagcagacatcactgagctctgcccagcaccagtaaaCTCTTCTTCGTTCTACAGACAGCAGATGATCAATCTCTAACCCCAGACACCATTTATAGAGATTGGGGATTTGACAGACTGTTCTGCTAAAGAAGAACAACcaggtgagcctccagcagaagagctggtattaggaccaaacttcactgagctctgcccagcaccaacagccacATCTGTGAAGTTACCAGAGACTTCCCCAGTTGAAGCGCTGGCCACAGGAcatagggtccaagacctctgccccacacctgcagcagtgCCAGGCACTGTGACGgtcactccccaacagttagccagagtggTTGATGTGGAGTCcctagcagaagtgctggcaacagggcagagtgctaccaacctctgcccagcaccggcaacaactacagagttccagggagacgGGACAGTCGGctcctctctccagcgacaagtgGATGTAGTGAAGCTtttactcccagctgaatcactggcaacaggtcAGAGTGCCGCTGACCTCTGCCTATCACctacagtggctttggccttcttgagagaagaggtagtcggcctttctcccacaacactgacagggacatggtattttctgccagcagcatctgtggagttacaacaaacttctccagctgaagcgctggcaaccaaacagaggatccaagacctctgccccacacctgcgggagttccggaggcccagggggagaaggagatggtcactccccaacaaggatttgtgcacctgggagacagtgacagagaaatgtcatcccagcagccagatgagggaactgctgaggaagcagccagctcaccttcccaatggcagctacacagtttgggagagaCGGAGTTCATCCTTCCACCCCATTAGCaaatccacagtctgggagtggaggaagccggcTTCCCGCCCCAGCGGTTAGCTGGAGAggatgatgtggggtcctcagctgaagtgctaacagggcagaatgctactgCCCTCTACACataactgcagcttgagctgatatcgatGAATGGGACTGCGATCTCCACTAACAGCAACCCAGCAGAATGGCTGGCAACATGGCAGAGTGTTGCTGGCCTATGCCCTCatctaacagaagagggagttcctatGAAAGTGGAggggacttcggtctccactgacacaaccccagaaaatggtgcggcactgagacaggaggatgtcagccatgctttgcaagcacggggggattttcacctaccaaaagtggatgggacttcagtctccacttgtataccccagggaagctgggcagtcggcccagatccccaacagcatgatggagtgagcccagttaCCCTGttttctctccagtggctgaaaggactccagggagaagggccagtccaggcctctccccagcggtgggcatgttttctgagagaggcagaggttggctgggtgagtaatgctatgtttaggacaatttatttggggtactgtgtggataccagcttTGGGGGACTGGAagtactgactaactttggagtcaacccgtctggggtctcctcctgtgttagtctcctgccgaaaggggagatatGTGACAAGAGTCAATTTGGGTGGGGGttttgtggaactcagcttaccttggagagctctggaaactccgtgTCCAGCTTTCATGGATCCTCtcatgtgtaaatcaccctgtgtccattaggggcccaGGGTgcctgagaaccccactatgatctgtgctatttagacacactgtacagagaaatttgaatacacctgacctgtatgtctatgattggacagtttaccccaccctgaatccaagggtggggggggagtgtctctgagttATATATCTGTTATATATCTGttgtaacatgtgcttgaataaaggagtttgatgttgttgttcaccctacactgagttacggtTGGTGATTTGGtgggctaaggggtcttggatagtgctggttctggacagaggaagcatttacggcggacatagacctgttgaggacaggggttcaTCACACATGTAATTAACAAAACATATTTATATATCTGAGTACGTAATTTATTATCCTCCATTCATGTGAACATCTGATAATTCATACAATTAATTACTAATAATTTCCCTTTATACATATACTAAACAAGTGAACATAATACCACCAGTATATACCCTACAATAAGTTCTAAAACCAATATTTCATAAGTGTACATTCATTTCATTTATATAAACACCAACTGTGCAAAAACTTTATGTGAAAAAAGTTGATAATTTCTTCTTTCATGCCTCACATCTAAAGACAGCGGCTCCCCCAGCGCTTCAGTATCTATCCATGGGCCAACTGCCACACTAAGCATCACAGACCATGCAGCCAAATATCACATATAAAAATCCATATAAGCACTTTAAGGAGAAACAGAACTCACAAAAGTAAAATACCATcaagaatttttatttaaaaaaaaaatgtagctgacTGACATAAAAGCAAACATGCAGTCCCATCCTTCCCATCCCTCAAAGTCTGTTGGTGTACATCTCACCACCCCGTCCACTCCCGCtccaaggtcttttacaatcctattgtcTATTGTAAATGCTAAAAATAAATGCCGTGCGCcagtaaagtgttcgggtttggcttgaagaaaaggtggcattcctaatgtcacccctcccccatccacatTCGTCTGCGGTATCAGAGACTTTCAATTTAATttctcttctgctgtcagcgatggcgtctggtgATCTGAGAGCTGAGCTAGAATGTTcagtctgtctgaacatttatacagatcctgtaatgctgagatgtggacacaacttctgccgggtctgtattgatcttgtgctggatacacaggggggGTCTGGAGATTTCTTCTGTCCTGTATGCAGAAAAAGGTTCAGGAGTCGTcctgcactgcagaggaacataacactacgtaacatagcaGAGACTTTCCTGTCCGCTCAGCCAGatcgggaggagtccggggtcttctgtactcactgtgtggactatcctgtacctgctgttagatcctgtctgcactgtgaggtttctctgtgtgataaacacctgagagtccacaaaaagtccccagaacacatcttatgtgaccccaccttgtccatggagagcaggaaatgctccatccataagaagatcccggagtattactgcactgaggatgagaccTGTATCTGTATGTTTTGTGTGACTGGAGAACACACTGGACATAAGATGAAGTCACTGGaagaggcttctgagaagaagaaggagacactgaggaatattctgcagaaacttctgacaaagagagaggagacggaggaaagagtccagagtctgcaggaacacaggaggaaagtagaagaagaagcagctggtgacaccgagagagtcactgccctgtttagagatctcaggagacgtctggaagacctggagaagagagtcctgagggacaTCTCCGGGAGagcagagcggatctccatctccatccgggatctagaaataaagaaggaggagctgtccaggaagttgcgtcacattgaggagctgtgtaatgtgacggatccactgactgtcttacaggaatcagacacaggtgacttgtgtgatactgaggatggagataatgaggaccgaGAGAGACATGagaaactcctccatgatggaggggatctggataTGGTGGGggtcttacacacaggtttatctgatataataacagagataaatgtatacttctatatacagggagctgcaaaCATATTATTGGATGGAAACACAGCTCATAATTatctacagatatcagatgacaggaaaactgtatccgaGTCAGATATAGACCAGAATtacccagaaacaccagagagatttcagtattatcctcaggtgttgagcagtcagagtttctcctcagggagacattactgggaagtggatgtcgggggatcagagaactggagagtcgggatgtgttaccccagtatagagagaagaggggaggagtcaGAGATTGGATGGAATAAGAAGTCCTGGGGATTGGTCAGGTCTGATGATCAGTATAGGGTGAGACATGACAGTAAAGGGATCTCCTTACCCACCaatctctccagtaacagagtcaggatatatctggattatgaggccgggcggatctccttttatgatctgtgtgacccaatccgacatctccacaccttcaccaccaccttcactgagcccctccatgctgggttaGGTGTATGGGAtggttgtataaagatatgtggggggagGCGGGAGATGTGAGAACTCCGCCCACAGTCTGGTGATGTCACACAAAGCATTGGTATtcatttaaagcataactccacttttgttgaaaaaataaacattcccctcggggtgatctctgtacattctAAGGAtcataacaacctttgttgcagattccgaccttttgctattctgaaaaaaaaaaatccctgtttgttcctctcagcctgagtgggtctaatgggcggGGTTTCATAATGAtcagtcagctgtgcacctgcagagctctaatgaggaaagtggtggggtctgcatccctttagatgtgaattcctattggaagtatcttttccaaaaatgacatttgtgttgcaggggatgcctgaaatctgacttgtatcttagtgcagacttctgggaaaatcagccagccaatcacacaagcaggaaatgatgtttctggggggtgtggTCGGTACACTGTGTAcacagcgcctccaggtggccatattgtatttacagaaaattacagcagctgcagattgaaaaggaaaggtcattattaataacattcaattacaatatgacttgtgtcccgATTGGATGCGCtggattattttttctttatttgctattattttccccccacaaaagtggagttaccctttactaTTCATCCAATAGTATATAGCAGTGGGCGGGGCTTCAGGTGTTTCTACTAAAAATAAATGTGAGATTTCTTATTGATCGCTGTGATTGGGTAGAATATCTGTCCAATTACTGGAGTAAAgccggatacacactatacaacttttgttctttgatttcctttagatttgccttcaacTACGTAgtacaagggccttcctgattggatacaaatgaaaagtgtttaggtgtgacctcacaTTATACGGTTTTTGTaactctaaaggaaaaaatctacagaagattgtatagtgtgtgtccagctttaggcctgattcacatctatggcaTTCTTTACACcacacactacagtccatgtaacatgctttcctatgggacacgtcaCATCCAGGCTTTTCTCAGCccatgcatttttggaaagggtcagggaattGTTAGAATACAAAATGatgcgtttttggttcaatagacttcaatggagaagctgcagaaaagcgtgtGGTGCGTTTTTACTACGATTTTACGGCTTTTGTGTTTTTAATCTGCCtgacaacaaattgtccaaaacaAAAGCATAAAAACGCATCAAAGATGAATGTGGAGAAACAGAAAACGCACCGCAAAAAACACGACaggaacggatcaaaagcaaacggcATAGGTGGGAACCGGGTCTAAAGCCccctacacactattagattttctgcagatttttgtcttcagatttaccaaaaccgtataatatgaggtcacaccttaaAAGTttccatttgtatgtaatcaggccgACCCTCACACTACATGGATTCTGTAATCTGAAGagaaaaatttgcagaaaatctaatagtgtgtatggggtctaacattCCAATTACACAGTGAGGGTGGGTGTGGCCTATCTGTCTATCCATCCAATGACTATCTGACATCATATTTTCTCTGTAAGTTCTAAACAGAAAACTACCCCAGTGTGTGAcatcatccatctcctcccccTGCCCCTCCCCCACATGTGGTCCCTCTGTGTGGGGGGCACCATGATCAGACATAGAGGGTGGGGTACAGTCACTGTGATAGGATGGATGAGGTCAACTCTCCTCTCTCTCCACCCggcccctccccttctcctccctgcccctccccctcttctctctcctccctgccctcccctctctctcttcttccttaccctccccctcctctctcttcatcCTGCCTCCCCCTACATGTGGTCCCTCTGTGTGGGGTGGCAGCCTGTTAGGTTTTTCTTTCTATCCGGggctccattggagagatttctcctcatttcctgtcccagtgacaacatttatgtagacaggaaatgagggaactctccaacaggaacacagactGAAATAAGAATATGTTTAGTATAATAAGGATGGGTAATGTttagagcccctgtcagatttttatgtcTGTGTCCCTATAGATTTCTTTCTTGTATtgttgtcacaaggacaggaagtgagaggaaatctctctgaCGAAGCCCCGGACAGTGGTGAAAACCCAGCAGGGTTCTAAGCTTCCCAACGCCAATCAAAACCAGAAATAAAGTCTGTGGCTTGGTATAGACTGTTATAGAAGATTGCATTCATATAATGGTGTCAGTGGTGTTGGTGTCAGTAGTGTCGGTGGTGTCggtgttggtggtgttggtggtgtcgGTAGTGTCGGTAGTGTCGATGGTGTCggtgttggtggtgttggtgtcagtggtgtgGGTGGTGTCGGTGGTGTCGGTGGTGTCAGTGGTGTTGGTGTCGGTgtgagcagcactgagatgtatGTTGCTGTGCAGCCTGTTCTCCGGTCTCCCCCTCCTCATCTTCCTCACCAGAGAAGACGATATTCTACAGAGACACATCATACATTAGTCTGGGAATATATAGAATAGACGGGAAGAGGGTGAGAGTGGGGAACATGCTGCTCAGTAATATACATCACAGTGCTGCCTGCAGTCACACCCTCTGATTGGTTGCTCCAGGTCTCACACTCTGCAGTCCTGTGCACCATCCACCGCATTACCACTTCCCACctgtaggacgtcatatgacatcctggactttcagtggtttTAGCTGCAGCTACAGTCATCATCCCGGTATCTTTCTTTTCAGACTGTGATTTCCTGTCATGTAAAAGTCATCCTAGTAactgattagctgctggattgcttttacaggcagtggaaggagacatggagggtttacatccactttaaatcagagtcaatggcttggtattttggacagctattttatctaacagaaattcccaaaacatggactgttgggggtacttgaggacagggatgagaaccactgccttatagAATTTCTAGGAATGAGAAGGATAATCATTGAGGGTGGGGGGTTTTGGTCTCCCCCAATGGATTCTCCTATCATGGTGTAGCAGCTCCAATGGTGGTTTCCAGGTTTCTGCAGACAAAGCATCAGCACTCTTTGTTGTATACAAAtatagttttttcttctttttttgaaaCATTTTGTAGTGTTGATTCTGAAACAATCCTCCATTATTTTTCTCCCTGGAGAAGCGGTTGACAATCCAGGAAACGTGGCGAGCTCAGTCATAGGGTATAAAAGTGGGATACATTTGTACAAATTAATTTATGAAGGTGGAGATGACCATAAGTTCTGGAAATGGATAAATGATGTacaaagagagtttaacaagactcgtggccactcattaaaattagaagaaaagaggtttaaccttaaactacgtagagggttctttactttaagagcgtcaaggatgtggaattgccttccacaggcagtggtctcagcagggagcaaacatagatagcttcaagaaactattagataagcacctgaatgaccgcaacatacagggatatacaatgcaatactgacacataatcacacataggttggacttgatggactggcgtcttttttcaacctcacctactatgtaactatgtaaaatatctATGGCATATGGAGGTTATTTGAATGTATTGTTCTTAATGAATTTTTAACTTCATATTTCTtctataataaaatatatgaaattttaatatattttgtgtGAGTTATGCCTCAAAAATCCAGCTATTTGATTGACAAATTCTCTCTATATATTTTCAATCTGGAGAGACACATTCTCTCCACAGTGCCAAGACCCTGAGCCACGTGAGCCTCTTGTGTGCTGGGATCTGGACAATTGTAGATTCATCACTTGGGTGTCTATGCCCACACCAGGGTCCACAGGACTGAGAGGCTGAGAGGTCTCCTGTCGCACCGAAACCCAAGGCTGGAGAGACCTGTTGCTGTGTGAGTGTCTACACCAGAGCTGAGAGAATGAACCACCGGGACCTGAGATCTGCAGACtgccaaatgatctggaccagatTTCTGTGTACCAGGAAGGGTGAGCTGACCATCCGTGTTTATCCCGTTCAGGCAATAGGGACTGCTCTTTGTTCAGCAGCCCACTAGCCATCTACTGCAAACTTTAAAAGAGACAGCAACACATGcaccacctacagaagggccccaatgAAAGCTCGCCAACACTGACAATTAGGTGCAAATCCTTTATAGCCACCTGCAGGGGTTCCCCATTGTCAGGAATGTATACGCCCCCCCACTATTGGGGCTGTATGCATGGTGTGCACATGGGGACCTTTATTTTCTTAGTTTAGTTGATGCCAATACTTTAACTCTGTTTGCATCAGTTGTAATTTGGTATAACAATGCTACAGTTAAAGTTATTGCCAGGGCATTGCCCAGTTATCTAGTACAgaatctttaaccccttcccacccagcctattgtaatatgacggccTGGGCAGGAGCCCTGATATCCTGGGAGgatatcatatgatgtcctcccaggatcgCACCTCGTGTGTGCCCCACAGGCCGCACTCCAGcatgatctgtcacccgctgtgtctaaCGACAGATCACTGTATTggcctgctgccggtaccatgtgatcactgtggccaatcacagcagatcacataaaAATTGTACACAATAAAAGATATTGTTTCATGCCACTCACTGTGTACTATTGCGATGAGCTCTGCGATTGGTCgcattgatcacatggtacagacagggccaatcacagctagtcataatagtaaacactgaattaatagttttcattcagaaaaatggttgcttataactgtacaatagggatgagctgaacaccccccggtacgggtagcagcagaacatgcgaacaggcaaaaaatttgttcgaatacgtgaacaacgttaaagtctatgggacacgaatgtgaaaaatcaaaagtgctaattttaaaggcttatatgcaagttattgtcataaaaagtgtttggggacctgggtcctgcaccaggggacatgtatcaatgcaaaaaaaagttttaaaaacggccattttttcgggagcagtgattttaataatgcttaaagtaaaacaataaaagtgaaatattcctttaaatatcgtacccggggggtgtctatagtatgcctgtaaagtggcgcatgtttcccatgtttagaacagtccgagagcaaaatgacatttctaaaggaaaaaaagtcatttaaaagtacttgcagctataatgaattgtcggtctcagcaatacagataaaagaagtcattgaaaaaaacagcctggtatcccccccagtctattaccagtccctttgggtctggtatgaatattaaggggaaccctgaaccaaaatttcaaaaaacaaattgcgtggggaacccccaaattccataccaggcccttcaggtctggtatggatattaaggtgaaccccacgccaaaattaaaaaaaaatggtgtgggggtccccctcaaaatccataccagaaacttatctaagcacgcaacctggcaggccgcaggaaaagggggggggacaagagagcgccccccacctgaactgtaccaggccacatgtcctcaacatggggtgggtgcgcatgttgtccccatgctgatggggacaagggccttatcccctcaacccttgcccggtggttgtgggggtctgcgggcggggggcttatcggaatctggaagccccctttaacaaggggacccccagatcccagcctcccccctgtgtgaaatggtaacgggttacAAATGTGcacctaccatttcacataaagtgttaaaatggtaaaaatgacaagacacagctttggacaaatcctttattaaaaaataaaaaaataaaaatgtcccacaaagtccattcttcttcttctctcgctccgccaatggaccaaaaaagaaaagaaaaaaaacaaacacgaccaacccacctccatgggaggctcccaccgtatGACACATCTTcgcttttgacagttcttttataaatatagtatatatatatatatatatatatatatatatatatatatatatatagtctgtgtCCCtgatgatcaccaccacaccagttatatgatgacactgtactgctctgagtTCGGTTTGTGGAGATAATGGAGTAAAGATCATCACAGCACCATAATGTCCCTTTACAGTCCATAATCCTGGAGGGAGAAGAAGGAAAGAGGTGAAATGTTCTTCCAGGGAGGGGCAGAAGTAGACACATCCAATGAATAATCAGTGGGTGGGGTCTTAGAAAATGAAATGTTGGGACATTTGCATCGAATATTGGTGGGACCTCCCCTGTGAAATGGAGGTAAGTTGTCACCCACCtgaaaagtctaatgccccgtacacacggtcggacattgatcggacattccgacaacaaaatcataggattttttctgacggatgttggctcaaacttgttttgcgtacacacggtcgcacaaagttgttggaatttccgatcgccaacaacgcggtgacgtcaagcacgtatgacgagactagaaaaggccagttcagaaccaagcgcggcaccctttgggctccttttgctaatctcgtgttagtaaaagtttggtgagagacgattcgcgctttttcagactcgtggctttcagatcgttttctgccgttcagtttgtgcttgtgggtttgtatctgctcttcagtgcgtgcaagcaagttccgcgtgactttaattagtcattgtattcttgctcgtttgttactgtttttcaggtcgctcttcacaggccttgctgttcttcagtgcgttctgttacttcgttctgagcagccgaccgttttctagccatgttgcgtatgcatactcctcgtagatttcgtgctgtgcgggggcttggtgttggggtcctgaccttgacacaagtccagtccatgaacagggtggggaggagttcatggaccaagaattggttgcttcagcgtgaccagttctctcatatgcctttgctccgtgagatccgtgagaataatcctgatgatttcaggaactttctcaggatgatggaccccgtgttttaccatttgttggcttcgctgaccccctatatcagcaggcaggataccagcATGAGGTAAGCCAGAgattggtcgctaccttgcggtatttggtgacagggagaagtctgcaggacttgaagttctcgacaggcatctccccccaggctctggggatcattatcccagagacctgttctgccatcatccaggtcctgcagaaggagtatatgaaggtaagatttttatcctttaatatcacatttcattgtatttaatgtgtgctaatatattgtatttctttcctcattccctaattaccatgattggaatatgctgtgaatgtcccctttgtcctcatgcatattggatttttatgtaattaattttttaggtccttcatacagattgtccttaactaacctccccaacatgttctctcctggccctatattcaccgcatgtagtcacttaaaacaatgtattttatcagctccatagtagtactttaccccaaacacccccaaaaatgttttgaaatgttattttagctttacattcaggcagagtgccagaggcttattttttgtggtgtccccaaatcatttttaggaaccctccctccctcccaactgctaagtcagctgatcccaattctatatctctcctcaatcatctatctgctgactttgccaaacccatacacactatacacatctcttttgtgctcagatttatggatgaattccccaaagcatgtagtgcaagggcctgcctgtatactttccaatggtactgtttgaatttttaagatactattattatcttgagtcaggtaacagcagaatgttcaaatgtcctcaaatgtgtacaatgtgtatttatatctttgtattcggacacttcttacctgtccagtgggctgccaatagtgtaactgaggggctgttccaagtaataccctgtatttaggcattcatctctcaatgaagtgaagagggttacctgtccaagatttccacaccccccataatgttcgaaatggcccatgagagggagggagggtgaatatgataggtgtaccttatactttggtgttgttaaattccccttaataaatgctatctggaggttgccccagaatgtttgtgcctaatctgcttgccatgtttctgagcaaaaatagtaattttttttttcctcaacagttttcttccacaccacaggaatggcagactgtggcctcccactttgcccagcggtgggactttcataactgcggaggggcaattgatgggaaacatgtccacatcatcccaccacccaactcggggtcgtactatttcaactataaggggttcaatagtattgtgatgttggcggtggtgtcggctaattacgacttcttgtatgtggacgtggggaagaatggccggatgtccgatggtggagtcatcacccagacggagttctacaggcgtctccag is a window from the Aquarana catesbeiana isolate 2022-GZ linkage group LG03, ASM4218655v1, whole genome shotgun sequence genome containing:
- the LOC141133840 gene encoding E3 ubiquitin-protein ligase TRIM39-like; translated protein: MSPLPHPHSSAVSETFNLISLLLSAMASGDLRAELECSVCLNIYTDPVMLRCGHNFCRVCIDLVLDTQGGSGDFFCPVCRKRFRSRPALQRNITLRNIAETFLSAQPDREESGVFCTHCVDYPVPAVRSCLHCEVSLCDKHLRVHKKSPEHILCDPTLSMESRKCSIHKKIPEYYCTEDETCICMFCVTGEHTGHKMKSLEEASEKKKETLRNILQKLLTKREETEERVQSLQEHRRKVEEEAAGDTERVTALFRDLRRRLEDLEKRVLRDISGRAERISISIRDLEIKKEELSRKLRHIEELCNVTDPLTVLQESDTGDLCDTEDGDNEDRERHEKLLHDGGDLDMVGVLHTGLSDIITEINVYFYIQGAANILLDGNTAHNYLQISDDRKTVSESDIDQNYPETPERFQYYPQVLSSQSFSSGRHYWEVDVGGSENWRVGMCYPSIERRGEESEIGWNKKSWGLVRSDDQYRVRHDSKGISLPTNLSSNRVRIYLDYEAGRISFYDLCDPIRHLHTFTTTFTEPLHAGLGVWDGCIKICGGRREM